The following are encoded together in the Scomber japonicus isolate fScoJap1 chromosome 20, fScoJap1.pri, whole genome shotgun sequence genome:
- the atp6v0a1b gene encoding V-type proton ATPase 116 kDa subunit a isoform X5 produces MGELFRSEEMTLAQLFLQSEAAYCCVSELGELGMVQFRDLNPDVNVFQRKFVNEVRRCEEMDRKLRFVEKEIKKASIPTVDTGENPEVPFPRDMIDLEATFEKLENELKEINTNQEALKKNFLELTELKHILRRTQQFFDEMEDPNLLEESSALMEGNEGGRGAPLRLGFVAGVISRERIPTFERMLWRVCRGNVFLRKAEIEDPLEDPATGDQVHKSVFIIFFQGDQLKNRVKKICEGFRASLYPCPETPQERKEMLAGVNSRIDDLQMVLNQTEDHRQRVLQAASKTMRVWFIKVRKMKAIYHTLNLCNIDVTQKCLIAEVWCPVSDLDSIQFALRRGTERSGSTVPSILNRMQTKQTPPTFNKTNKFTSGFQNIVDAYGIGNYREINPAPYTIITFPFLFAVMFGDMGHGVLMTSAALYLVIRESRLLSQKSDNEMFNMVFAGRYIILLMGLFSIYTGIIYNDCFSKSLNMFGSGWSVRPMFGPKGANWTAETLDGNAVLQLDPAIPGVFNGPYPLGIDPIWNVAANKLTFLNSFKMKMSVILGVIHMLFGVSLSLFNHLYFKKPLNIFLGFIPEIVFMASLFGYLILLIFYKWTAYDAFDSKDAPSLLIHFINMCLFNYNDPTNKPLYPGQMGIQVLLVLIALACVPCMLIVKTMVLRRQHLWKKHLGTQKFGGVRVGNGPTEDEAGIMDHDQLSQHSEEGDEHSEEEPFDFGDVAVHQAIHTIEYCLGCISNTASYLRLWALSLAHAQLSEVLWSMVMHLGLSSRSGGGFFGLAIIFAAFATLTVAILLIMEGLSAFLHALRLHWVEFQNKFYCGQGFKFVPFSFESILDGRFDE; encoded by the exons CTGAATCCAGATGTAAATGTGTTCCAACGCAAGTTTGTGAATGAAGTGAGGAGATGTGAGGAGATGGACAGGAAACTGA GGTTTGTGGAGAAGGAAATCAAGAAAGCCAGCATCCCAACTGTGGACACTGGAGAAAATCCAGAGGTGCCATTTCCGAGGGACATGATCGATCTAGAG GCTAcctttgagaagctggaaaatGAATTGAAGGAGATCAACACCAACCAGGAAGCCCTGAAGAAGAACTTCCTGGAGCTGACAGAGCTCAAACACATCCTCCGTCGAACACAGCAGTTCTTTGATGAG ATGGAGGATCCCAATTTGCTGGAAGAGTCATCAGCCCTGATGGAAGGCAATGAGGGGGGCCGCGGGGCCCCGCTCAGATTGGG GTTTGTGGCTGGTGTGATCAGCAGGGAGAGGATTCCCACCTTTGAGAGGATGCTGTGGAGGGTGTGTCGCGGTAACGTCTTCTTAAGGAAGGCTGAGATCGAGGACCCACTGGAGGACCCGGCCACG GGAGACCAAGTCCACAAATCcgtcttcatcatcttcttccaAGGTGACCAGCTGAAGAACAGGGTGAAGAAGATCTGTGAGGG GTTCCGTGCCTCTCTCTACCCCTGCCCAGAAACCccacaggagaggaaggagatgcTGGCAGGAGTCAACAGCCGCATTGACGACCTCCAGATG GTGCTGAACCAAACAGAGGACCACCGTCAGCGAGTTCTGCAGGCCGCCTCTAAGACCATGCGGGTGTGGTTCATCaaggtgaggaagatgaaggcCATCTACCACACGCTCAACCTTTGCAACATTGACGTGACCCAGAAATGTCTGATCGCTGAGGTGTGGTGTCCCGTATCAGACCTGGACTCCATCCAGTTCGCTCTGCGCAGAGGGACG GAGAGGAGTGGCTCTACGGTGCCGTCCATCCTCAACAGGATGCAGACCAAGCAGACTCCACCCACCTTCAACAAGACCAACAAGTTCACATCAGGTTTCCAGAACATCGTTGATGCTTACGGCATTGGGAACTATCGGGAAATCAATCCAG CTCCATACACCATCATCACCTTCCCCTTCCTGTTTGCGGTGATGTTTGGTGACATGGGTCATGGCGTGCTGATGACCAGTGCTGCCCTCTACCTGGTCATCCGAGAGAGTCGGCTGCTTTCCCAGAAGAGTGACAACGAG ATGTTCAACATGGTGTTTGCTGGTCGTTACATCATCCTGCTGATGGGGCTCTTCTCCATCTACACTGGCATCATTTATAACGACTGCTTCTCCAAATCACTAAACATGTTTGGCTCTGGATGGAGTGTCAGGCCGATGTTTGGCCCAAAAGGAGCCAACTGGAC GGCTGAGACTCTTGATGGaaatgcagtattacagttagaCCCAGCCATTCCTGGTGTGTTCAATGGGCCTTATCCTCTGGGAATTGACCCG ATCTGGAACGTTGCCGCCAACAAGCTGACCTTCCTCAACTCATTCAAGATGAAGATGTCTGTCATCCTGGGTGTCATCCACATGCTGTTTGGAGTGTCTCTCAGTCTCTTCAACCACCT GTACTTCAAGAAGCCACTGAACATCTTCCTGGGCTTCATCCCAGAGATCGTCTTTATGGCCAGCCTGTTTGGCTACCTCATCTTGCTGATCTTCTACAAGTGGACAGCCTATGACGCCTTTGACTCCAAGGATGCTCCCAGCCTGCTTATCCACTTTATCAATATGTGTCTCTTCAACTACAATGATCCAACCAACAAGCCCCTCTACCCGGGACAG ATGGGGATCCAGGTTTTGTTGGTGCTGATTGCCCTTGCATGTGTACCCTGTATGCTGATTGTGAAAACTATGGTGCTTCGGCGTCAGCACCTGTGGAAAAAGCACCTG GGCACGCAGAAGTTCGGAGGGGTGCGGGTGGGCAACGGGCCCACGGAGGACGAGGCTGGCATCATGGACCACGACCAGCTCTCCCAGCACTcagaggaaggagatgag CACTCAGAGGAAGAGCCG TTTGACTTTGGTGACGTAGCTGTCCACCAGGCCATCCACACCATAGAGTACTGTCTGGGATGCATCTCTAACACTGCCTCCTACCTGCGCCTCTGGGCACTCAGCCTGGCTCATGCAC agctgTCAGAGGTGCTGTGGTCCATGGTGATGCACCTGGGTCTGTCCTCTCGTAGCGGAGGCGGGTTCTTCGGATTGGCGATCATCTTCGCGGCCTTCGCCACTCTCACAGTCGCTATCCTGCTCATCATGGAGGGGCTGTCGGCCTTCCTGCATGCCCTGCGTCTGCACTg GGTGGAGTTCCAGAATAAGTTCTACTGCGGCCAGGGCTTCAAGTTTGTCCCCTTCTCATTTGAGAGCATCCTAGATGGACGATTTGACGAGTGA
- the atp6v0a1b gene encoding V-type proton ATPase 116 kDa subunit a isoform X9 — MGELFRSEEMTLAQLFLQSEAAYCCVSELGELGMVQFRDLNPDVNVFQRKFVNEVRRCEEMDRKLRFVEKEIKKASIPTVDTGENPEVPFPRDMIDLEATFEKLENELKEINTNQEALKKNFLELTELKHILRRTQQFFDEGDQVHKSVFIIFFQGDQLKNRVKKICEGFRASLYPCPETPQERKEMLAGVNSRIDDLQMVLNQTEDHRQRVLQAASKTMRVWFIKVRKMKAIYHTLNLCNIDVTQKCLIAEVWCPVSDLDSIQFALRRGTERSGSTVPSILNRMQTKQTPPTFNKTNKFTSGFQNIVDAYGIGNYREINPAPYTIITFPFLFAVMFGDMGHGVLMTSAALYLVIRESRLLSQKSDNEMFNMVFAGRYIILLMGLFSIYTGIIYNDCFSKSLNMFGSGWSVRPMFGPKGANWTAETLDGNAVLQLDPAIPGVFNGPYPLGIDPIWNVAANKLTFLNSFKMKMSVILGVIHMLFGVSLSLFNHLYFKKPLNIFLGFIPEIVFMASLFGYLILLIFYKWTAYDAFDSKDAPSLLIHFINMCLFNYNDPTNKPLYPGQMGIQVLLVLIALACVPCMLIVKTMVLRRQHLWKKHLGTQKFGGVRVGNGPTEDEAGIMDHDQLSQHSEEGDEFDFGDVAVHQAIHTIEYCLGCISNTASYLRLWALSLAHAQLSEVLWSMVMHLGLSSRSGGGFFGLAIIFAAFATLTVAILLIMEGLSAFLHALRLHWVEFQNKFYCGQGFKFVPFSFESILDGRFDE; from the exons CTGAATCCAGATGTAAATGTGTTCCAACGCAAGTTTGTGAATGAAGTGAGGAGATGTGAGGAGATGGACAGGAAACTGA GGTTTGTGGAGAAGGAAATCAAGAAAGCCAGCATCCCAACTGTGGACACTGGAGAAAATCCAGAGGTGCCATTTCCGAGGGACATGATCGATCTAGAG GCTAcctttgagaagctggaaaatGAATTGAAGGAGATCAACACCAACCAGGAAGCCCTGAAGAAGAACTTCCTGGAGCTGACAGAGCTCAAACACATCCTCCGTCGAACACAGCAGTTCTTTGATGAG GGAGACCAAGTCCACAAATCcgtcttcatcatcttcttccaAGGTGACCAGCTGAAGAACAGGGTGAAGAAGATCTGTGAGGG GTTCCGTGCCTCTCTCTACCCCTGCCCAGAAACCccacaggagaggaaggagatgcTGGCAGGAGTCAACAGCCGCATTGACGACCTCCAGATG GTGCTGAACCAAACAGAGGACCACCGTCAGCGAGTTCTGCAGGCCGCCTCTAAGACCATGCGGGTGTGGTTCATCaaggtgaggaagatgaaggcCATCTACCACACGCTCAACCTTTGCAACATTGACGTGACCCAGAAATGTCTGATCGCTGAGGTGTGGTGTCCCGTATCAGACCTGGACTCCATCCAGTTCGCTCTGCGCAGAGGGACG GAGAGGAGTGGCTCTACGGTGCCGTCCATCCTCAACAGGATGCAGACCAAGCAGACTCCACCCACCTTCAACAAGACCAACAAGTTCACATCAGGTTTCCAGAACATCGTTGATGCTTACGGCATTGGGAACTATCGGGAAATCAATCCAG CTCCATACACCATCATCACCTTCCCCTTCCTGTTTGCGGTGATGTTTGGTGACATGGGTCATGGCGTGCTGATGACCAGTGCTGCCCTCTACCTGGTCATCCGAGAGAGTCGGCTGCTTTCCCAGAAGAGTGACAACGAG ATGTTCAACATGGTGTTTGCTGGTCGTTACATCATCCTGCTGATGGGGCTCTTCTCCATCTACACTGGCATCATTTATAACGACTGCTTCTCCAAATCACTAAACATGTTTGGCTCTGGATGGAGTGTCAGGCCGATGTTTGGCCCAAAAGGAGCCAACTGGAC GGCTGAGACTCTTGATGGaaatgcagtattacagttagaCCCAGCCATTCCTGGTGTGTTCAATGGGCCTTATCCTCTGGGAATTGACCCG ATCTGGAACGTTGCCGCCAACAAGCTGACCTTCCTCAACTCATTCAAGATGAAGATGTCTGTCATCCTGGGTGTCATCCACATGCTGTTTGGAGTGTCTCTCAGTCTCTTCAACCACCT GTACTTCAAGAAGCCACTGAACATCTTCCTGGGCTTCATCCCAGAGATCGTCTTTATGGCCAGCCTGTTTGGCTACCTCATCTTGCTGATCTTCTACAAGTGGACAGCCTATGACGCCTTTGACTCCAAGGATGCTCCCAGCCTGCTTATCCACTTTATCAATATGTGTCTCTTCAACTACAATGATCCAACCAACAAGCCCCTCTACCCGGGACAG ATGGGGATCCAGGTTTTGTTGGTGCTGATTGCCCTTGCATGTGTACCCTGTATGCTGATTGTGAAAACTATGGTGCTTCGGCGTCAGCACCTGTGGAAAAAGCACCTG GGCACGCAGAAGTTCGGAGGGGTGCGGGTGGGCAACGGGCCCACGGAGGACGAGGCTGGCATCATGGACCACGACCAGCTCTCCCAGCACTcagaggaaggagatgag TTTGACTTTGGTGACGTAGCTGTCCACCAGGCCATCCACACCATAGAGTACTGTCTGGGATGCATCTCTAACACTGCCTCCTACCTGCGCCTCTGGGCACTCAGCCTGGCTCATGCAC agctgTCAGAGGTGCTGTGGTCCATGGTGATGCACCTGGGTCTGTCCTCTCGTAGCGGAGGCGGGTTCTTCGGATTGGCGATCATCTTCGCGGCCTTCGCCACTCTCACAGTCGCTATCCTGCTCATCATGGAGGGGCTGTCGGCCTTCCTGCATGCCCTGCGTCTGCACTg GGTGGAGTTCCAGAATAAGTTCTACTGCGGCCAGGGCTTCAAGTTTGTCCCCTTCTCATTTGAGAGCATCCTAGATGGACGATTTGACGAGTGA
- the atp6v0a1b gene encoding V-type proton ATPase 116 kDa subunit a isoform X10, whose protein sequence is MGELFRSEEMTLAQLFLQSEAAYCCVSELGELGMVQFRDLNPDVNVFQRKFVNEVRRCEEMDRKLRFVEKEIKKASIPTVDTGENPEVPFPRDMIDLEATFEKLENELKEINTNQEALKKNFLELTELKHILRRTQQFFDEGDQVHKSVFIIFFQGDQLKNRVKKICEGFRASLYPCPETPQERKEMLAGVNSRIDDLQMVLNQTEDHRQRVLQAASKTMRVWFIKVRKMKAIYHTLNLCNIDVTQKCLIAEVWCPVSDLDSIQFALRRGTERSGSTVPSILNRMQTKQTPPTFNKTNKFTSGFQNIVDAYGIGNYREINPAPYTIITFPFLFAVMFGDMGHGVLMTSAALYLVIRESRLLSQKSDNEMFNMVFAGRYIILLMGLFSIYTGIIYNDCFSKSLNMFGSGWSVRPMFGPKGANWTAETLDGNAVLQLDPAIPGVFNGPYPLGIDPIWNVAANKLTFLNSFKMKMSVILGVIHMLFGVSLSLFNHLYFKKPLNIFLGFIPEIVFMASLFGYLILLIFYKWTAYDAFDSKDAPSLLIHFINMCLFNYNDPTNKPLYPGQMGIQVLLVLIALACVPCMLIVKTMVLRRQHLWKKHLGTQKFGGVRVGNGPTEDEAGIMDHDQLSQHSEEGDEHSEEEPFDFGDVAVHQAIHTIEYCLGCISNTASYLRLWALSLAHAQLSEVLWSMVMHLGLSSRSGGGFFGLAIIFAAFATLTVAILLIMEGLSAFLHALRLHWVEFQNKFYCGQGFKFVPFSFESILDGRFDE, encoded by the exons CTGAATCCAGATGTAAATGTGTTCCAACGCAAGTTTGTGAATGAAGTGAGGAGATGTGAGGAGATGGACAGGAAACTGA GGTTTGTGGAGAAGGAAATCAAGAAAGCCAGCATCCCAACTGTGGACACTGGAGAAAATCCAGAGGTGCCATTTCCGAGGGACATGATCGATCTAGAG GCTAcctttgagaagctggaaaatGAATTGAAGGAGATCAACACCAACCAGGAAGCCCTGAAGAAGAACTTCCTGGAGCTGACAGAGCTCAAACACATCCTCCGTCGAACACAGCAGTTCTTTGATGAG GGAGACCAAGTCCACAAATCcgtcttcatcatcttcttccaAGGTGACCAGCTGAAGAACAGGGTGAAGAAGATCTGTGAGGG GTTCCGTGCCTCTCTCTACCCCTGCCCAGAAACCccacaggagaggaaggagatgcTGGCAGGAGTCAACAGCCGCATTGACGACCTCCAGATG GTGCTGAACCAAACAGAGGACCACCGTCAGCGAGTTCTGCAGGCCGCCTCTAAGACCATGCGGGTGTGGTTCATCaaggtgaggaagatgaaggcCATCTACCACACGCTCAACCTTTGCAACATTGACGTGACCCAGAAATGTCTGATCGCTGAGGTGTGGTGTCCCGTATCAGACCTGGACTCCATCCAGTTCGCTCTGCGCAGAGGGACG GAGAGGAGTGGCTCTACGGTGCCGTCCATCCTCAACAGGATGCAGACCAAGCAGACTCCACCCACCTTCAACAAGACCAACAAGTTCACATCAGGTTTCCAGAACATCGTTGATGCTTACGGCATTGGGAACTATCGGGAAATCAATCCAG CTCCATACACCATCATCACCTTCCCCTTCCTGTTTGCGGTGATGTTTGGTGACATGGGTCATGGCGTGCTGATGACCAGTGCTGCCCTCTACCTGGTCATCCGAGAGAGTCGGCTGCTTTCCCAGAAGAGTGACAACGAG ATGTTCAACATGGTGTTTGCTGGTCGTTACATCATCCTGCTGATGGGGCTCTTCTCCATCTACACTGGCATCATTTATAACGACTGCTTCTCCAAATCACTAAACATGTTTGGCTCTGGATGGAGTGTCAGGCCGATGTTTGGCCCAAAAGGAGCCAACTGGAC GGCTGAGACTCTTGATGGaaatgcagtattacagttagaCCCAGCCATTCCTGGTGTGTTCAATGGGCCTTATCCTCTGGGAATTGACCCG ATCTGGAACGTTGCCGCCAACAAGCTGACCTTCCTCAACTCATTCAAGATGAAGATGTCTGTCATCCTGGGTGTCATCCACATGCTGTTTGGAGTGTCTCTCAGTCTCTTCAACCACCT GTACTTCAAGAAGCCACTGAACATCTTCCTGGGCTTCATCCCAGAGATCGTCTTTATGGCCAGCCTGTTTGGCTACCTCATCTTGCTGATCTTCTACAAGTGGACAGCCTATGACGCCTTTGACTCCAAGGATGCTCCCAGCCTGCTTATCCACTTTATCAATATGTGTCTCTTCAACTACAATGATCCAACCAACAAGCCCCTCTACCCGGGACAG ATGGGGATCCAGGTTTTGTTGGTGCTGATTGCCCTTGCATGTGTACCCTGTATGCTGATTGTGAAAACTATGGTGCTTCGGCGTCAGCACCTGTGGAAAAAGCACCTG GGCACGCAGAAGTTCGGAGGGGTGCGGGTGGGCAACGGGCCCACGGAGGACGAGGCTGGCATCATGGACCACGACCAGCTCTCCCAGCACTcagaggaaggagatgag CACTCAGAGGAAGAGCCG TTTGACTTTGGTGACGTAGCTGTCCACCAGGCCATCCACACCATAGAGTACTGTCTGGGATGCATCTCTAACACTGCCTCCTACCTGCGCCTCTGGGCACTCAGCCTGGCTCATGCAC agctgTCAGAGGTGCTGTGGTCCATGGTGATGCACCTGGGTCTGTCCTCTCGTAGCGGAGGCGGGTTCTTCGGATTGGCGATCATCTTCGCGGCCTTCGCCACTCTCACAGTCGCTATCCTGCTCATCATGGAGGGGCTGTCGGCCTTCCTGCATGCCCTGCGTCTGCACTg GGTGGAGTTCCAGAATAAGTTCTACTGCGGCCAGGGCTTCAAGTTTGTCCCCTTCTCATTTGAGAGCATCCTAGATGGACGATTTGACGAGTGA
- the atp6v0a1b gene encoding V-type proton ATPase 116 kDa subunit a isoform X11, whose product MGELFRSEEMTLAQLFLQSEAAYCCVSELGELGMVQFRDLNPDVNVFQRKFVNEVRRCEEMDRKLRFVEKEIKKASIPTVDTGENPEVPFPRDMIDLEATFEKLENELKEINTNQEALKKNFLELTELKHILRRTQQFFDEMEDPNLLEESSALMEGNEGGRGAPLRLGFVAGVISRERIPTFERMLWRVCRGNVFLRKAEIEDPLEDPATGDQVHKSVFIIFFQGDQLKNRVKKICEGFRASLYPCPETPQERKEMLAGVNSRIDDLQMERSGSTVPSILNRMQTKQTPPTFNKTNKFTSGFQNIVDAYGIGNYREINPAPYTIITFPFLFAVMFGDMGHGVLMTSAALYLVIRESRLLSQKSDNEMFNMVFAGRYIILLMGLFSIYTGIIYNDCFSKSLNMFGSGWSVRPMFGPKGANWTAETLDGNAVLQLDPAIPGVFNGPYPLGIDPIWNVAANKLTFLNSFKMKMSVILGVIHMLFGVSLSLFNHLYFKKPLNIFLGFIPEIVFMASLFGYLILLIFYKWTAYDAFDSKDAPSLLIHFINMCLFNYNDPTNKPLYPGQMGIQVLLVLIALACVPCMLIVKTMVLRRQHLWKKHLGTQKFGGVRVGNGPTEDEAGIMDHDQLSQHSEEGDEFDFGDVAVHQAIHTIEYCLGCISNTASYLRLWALSLAHAQLSEVLWSMVMHLGLSSRSGGGFFGLAIIFAAFATLTVAILLIMEGLSAFLHALRLHWVEFQNKFYCGQGFKFVPFSFESILDGRFDE is encoded by the exons CTGAATCCAGATGTAAATGTGTTCCAACGCAAGTTTGTGAATGAAGTGAGGAGATGTGAGGAGATGGACAGGAAACTGA GGTTTGTGGAGAAGGAAATCAAGAAAGCCAGCATCCCAACTGTGGACACTGGAGAAAATCCAGAGGTGCCATTTCCGAGGGACATGATCGATCTAGAG GCTAcctttgagaagctggaaaatGAATTGAAGGAGATCAACACCAACCAGGAAGCCCTGAAGAAGAACTTCCTGGAGCTGACAGAGCTCAAACACATCCTCCGTCGAACACAGCAGTTCTTTGATGAG ATGGAGGATCCCAATTTGCTGGAAGAGTCATCAGCCCTGATGGAAGGCAATGAGGGGGGCCGCGGGGCCCCGCTCAGATTGGG GTTTGTGGCTGGTGTGATCAGCAGGGAGAGGATTCCCACCTTTGAGAGGATGCTGTGGAGGGTGTGTCGCGGTAACGTCTTCTTAAGGAAGGCTGAGATCGAGGACCCACTGGAGGACCCGGCCACG GGAGACCAAGTCCACAAATCcgtcttcatcatcttcttccaAGGTGACCAGCTGAAGAACAGGGTGAAGAAGATCTGTGAGGG GTTCCGTGCCTCTCTCTACCCCTGCCCAGAAACCccacaggagaggaaggagatgcTGGCAGGAGTCAACAGCCGCATTGACGACCTCCAGATG GAGAGGAGTGGCTCTACGGTGCCGTCCATCCTCAACAGGATGCAGACCAAGCAGACTCCACCCACCTTCAACAAGACCAACAAGTTCACATCAGGTTTCCAGAACATCGTTGATGCTTACGGCATTGGGAACTATCGGGAAATCAATCCAG CTCCATACACCATCATCACCTTCCCCTTCCTGTTTGCGGTGATGTTTGGTGACATGGGTCATGGCGTGCTGATGACCAGTGCTGCCCTCTACCTGGTCATCCGAGAGAGTCGGCTGCTTTCCCAGAAGAGTGACAACGAG ATGTTCAACATGGTGTTTGCTGGTCGTTACATCATCCTGCTGATGGGGCTCTTCTCCATCTACACTGGCATCATTTATAACGACTGCTTCTCCAAATCACTAAACATGTTTGGCTCTGGATGGAGTGTCAGGCCGATGTTTGGCCCAAAAGGAGCCAACTGGAC GGCTGAGACTCTTGATGGaaatgcagtattacagttagaCCCAGCCATTCCTGGTGTGTTCAATGGGCCTTATCCTCTGGGAATTGACCCG ATCTGGAACGTTGCCGCCAACAAGCTGACCTTCCTCAACTCATTCAAGATGAAGATGTCTGTCATCCTGGGTGTCATCCACATGCTGTTTGGAGTGTCTCTCAGTCTCTTCAACCACCT GTACTTCAAGAAGCCACTGAACATCTTCCTGGGCTTCATCCCAGAGATCGTCTTTATGGCCAGCCTGTTTGGCTACCTCATCTTGCTGATCTTCTACAAGTGGACAGCCTATGACGCCTTTGACTCCAAGGATGCTCCCAGCCTGCTTATCCACTTTATCAATATGTGTCTCTTCAACTACAATGATCCAACCAACAAGCCCCTCTACCCGGGACAG ATGGGGATCCAGGTTTTGTTGGTGCTGATTGCCCTTGCATGTGTACCCTGTATGCTGATTGTGAAAACTATGGTGCTTCGGCGTCAGCACCTGTGGAAAAAGCACCTG GGCACGCAGAAGTTCGGAGGGGTGCGGGTGGGCAACGGGCCCACGGAGGACGAGGCTGGCATCATGGACCACGACCAGCTCTCCCAGCACTcagaggaaggagatgag TTTGACTTTGGTGACGTAGCTGTCCACCAGGCCATCCACACCATAGAGTACTGTCTGGGATGCATCTCTAACACTGCCTCCTACCTGCGCCTCTGGGCACTCAGCCTGGCTCATGCAC agctgTCAGAGGTGCTGTGGTCCATGGTGATGCACCTGGGTCTGTCCTCTCGTAGCGGAGGCGGGTTCTTCGGATTGGCGATCATCTTCGCGGCCTTCGCCACTCTCACAGTCGCTATCCTGCTCATCATGGAGGGGCTGTCGGCCTTCCTGCATGCCCTGCGTCTGCACTg GGTGGAGTTCCAGAATAAGTTCTACTGCGGCCAGGGCTTCAAGTTTGTCCCCTTCTCATTTGAGAGCATCCTAGATGGACGATTTGACGAGTGA